Proteins encoded in a region of the Sugiyamaella lignohabitans strain CBS 10342 chromosome B, complete sequence genome:
- the PDE2 gene encoding 3',5'-cyclic-nucleotide phosphodiesterase PDE2 (High-affinity cyclic AMP phosphodiesterase; component of the cAMP-dependent protein kinase signaling system, protects the cell from extracellular cAMP, contains readthrough motif surrounding termination codon; GO_component: GO:0005737 - cytoplasm [Evidence IDA] [PMID 14562095]; GO_component: GO:0005634 - nucleus [Evidence IDA] [PMID 14562095]; GO_function: GO:0004115 - 3',5'-cyclic-AMP phosphodiesterase activity [Evidence IDA] [PMID 3025832]; GO_function: GO:0004114 - 3',5'-cyclic-nucleotide phosphodiesterase activity [Evidence IEA,IEA]; GO_function: GO:0003824 - catalytic activity [Evidence IEA]; GO_function: GO:0016787 - hydrolase activity [Evidence IEA]; GO_function: GO:0046872 - metal ion binding [Evidence IEA]; GO_function: GO:0008081 - phosphoric diester hydrolase activity [Evidence IEA]; GO_process: GO:0019933 - cAMP-mediated signaling [Evidence IMP] [PMID 8391474]; GO_process: GO:0008152 - metabolic process [Evidence IEA,IEA,IEA]; GO_process: GO:0007165 - signal transduction [Evidence IEA]): MLGPAGKPIEPPSSPTNPLRKFTGKVAQVASQLSQKSMPRLRPSTSTRHLNNSTSTRETTTSGSISTSTYREASSVTNTNRNSKLHNPSMASKTSSPALSVNSFSSTSAPSLVLYWDVRVPKDNQIYDRFSKLLDNDVSRSKYPEVYSNISLLLEQFPQVHVLNTFQSLAQQLFAYRECAFTTLFYVTTSDLVYVNDDQTIKFVSAQYAHIPGAFIVLSDVTSLWASFARLGAMDISWASIESVKATKPAYWASIIGHARQDQFESRTRQLKTMLGLEQEVESVASANLITKFSFSSKHVLDEFSPSLTSLVNEEKQPLIQELIGSWDFYAHDLKYDELLAATYMMIKHALSSPGLEHYCIPDRKLISLLLVVRNCYHATNPYHNFRHAVDVVQATFFFLISIGVFKPVGKAASVEKSTNPLTAVDGLNLLVAALGHDVGHPGVTNAFLVSSNAPLAKIYNDRSVLESYHSAAFNQILKEYWPQMVQDSNARTMITESVLATDMAVHFDYMKKAEEKGKQDSLYDENINENELQKLRLLLGCLILKCADISNVSRKLDISSKWGTLLVAEFGGLNDLEIDLGLKQAPSQSNEPVTAGLRNKLLGEGQIFFIETYALPLFTAVSRMMPELQFATRQIEENVKIWKSRVGDGDYDNDHK; encoded by the coding sequence ATGCTGGGCCCTGCCGGAAAACCTATTGAGCCTCCTTCTAGTCCTACTAACCCTCTTCGAAAATTCACTGGTAAAGTAGCTCAAGTGGCATCACAACTTTCGCAAAAATCTATGCCCAGACTACGGCCGAGTACTAGCACCCGACATTTAAATAATAGCACTTCAACCAGGGAAACTACCACATCTGGGAGTATTTCGACTAGTACTTATCGAGAAGCTTCGTCTGTTACCAATACGAATCGTAATTCAAAATTGCACAACCCATCTATGGCGTCTAAAACGTCATCTCCTGCATTATCGGTCAACTCTTTCAGTTCTACCTCTGCTCCTAGTCTTGTCTTGTATTGGGATGTTCGAGTACCAAAAGACAACCAAATTTATGATCGATTTTCAAAATTGCTCGATAATGATGTCTCCCGATCAAAGTACCCTGAAGTATACAGCAatatttctcttcttctcgagCAGTTCCCTCAAGTTCATGTCCTGAATACTTTTCAATCTTTGGCCCAGCAACTTTTTGCATATAGAGAGTGCGCTTTTACGACTTTGTTTTATGTTACGACATCAGACCTTGTTTATGTAAACGATGATCAAACCATAAAATTTGTGTCTGCACAGTACGCACATATCCCTGGAGCTTTCATTGTTCTCAGTGATGTGACAAGTTTGTGGGCTTCATTTGCTAGATTAGGCGCAATGGATATATCATGGGCCTCGATCGAATCGGTCAAGGCAACGAAACCGGCCTATTGGGCTTCGATAATCGGCCACGCGCGACAGGATCAGTTTGAATCACGGACTAGACAACTAAAAACCATGCTCGGTTTGGAACAGGAAGTGGAATCTGTTGCTTCAGCAAACCTAATCACAAAgttctctttttcaagCAAGCATGTACTAGATGAgttttctccttctttgaCATCTTTAGTAAATGAAGAGAAGCAACCTTTAATTCAAGAACTTATAGGGTCTTGGGATTTTTATGCTCATGATCTAAAATATGATGAGTTACTAGCAGCGACTTATATGATGATAAAGCACGCACTAAGCAGCCCGGGATTAGAGCACTACTGCATTCCTGATAGAAAACTCATTTCACTGTTATTAGTTGTACGCAATTGTTATCATGCTACTAATCCTTATCATAATTTTCGACatgctgttgatgtagTTCAGGCaactttctttttcttgataagTATTGGCGTTTTTAAGCCTGTGGGTAAAGCTGCTTCGGTTGAGAAGAGCACCAATCCACTGACAGCAGTCGACGGGTTAAATCTGCTGGTCGCAGCGTTGGGTCACGATGTGGGACATCCTGGTGTTACAAATGCATTTTTAGTATCAAGTAATGCCCCATTGGCGAAGATATACAACGACCGTAGTGTTCTTGAGTCGTATCATTCTGCTGCATTCAATCAAATACTGAAAGAATACTGGCCCCAAATGGTTCAAGATTCAAATGCTAGAACTATGATTACAGAATCTGTTTTGGCAACTGATATGGCTGTTCATTTTGATTATATGAAGAAGGCAGAAGAGAAAGGTAAACAAGATTCGCTATATGACGAAAACATTAACGAAAATGAACTTCAGAAGTTACGACTTCTTCTGGGGTGTTTGATTCTCAAGTGtgctgatatcagtaaTGTTTCACGTAAGCTTGATATTTCTTCAAAGTGGGGCACACTGTTGGTTGCTGAGTTTGGGGGACTTAACGATCTTGAAATCGATCTTGGCCTTAAACAGGCGCCTTCACAGTCTAATGAGCCAGTAACTGCTGGGTTGCGCAATAAATTGCTTGGAGAAGGTCAAATCTTTTTCATTGAGACTTATGCGCTTCCTCTGTTTACTGCTGTATCACGGATGATGCCAGAACTCCAGTTTGCTACGAGACAAATTGAGGAAAATGTGAAGATTTGGAAATCTAGAGTTGGTGATGGCGATTATGATAACGACCACaaatga
- the VTS1 gene encoding Vts1p (Flap-structured DNA-binding and RNA-binding protein; stimulates deadenylation-dependent mRNA degradation mediated by the CCR4-NOT deadenylase complex; member of the Smaug (Smg) family of post-transcriptional regulators which bind RNA through a conserved sterile alpha motif (SAM) domain that interacts with Smg recognition element (SREs) containing transcripts; stimulates Dna2p endonuclease activity; GO_component: GO:0005737 - cytoplasm [Evidence IEA,IEA]; GO_component: GO:0000932 - cytoplasmic mRNA processing body [Evidence IDA] [PMID 18469165]; GO_component: GO:0005829 - cytosol [Evidence IDA] [PMID 11445562]; GO_component: GO:0005634 - nucleus [Evidence IDA] [PMID 20007605]; GO_function: GO:0003723 - RNA binding [Evidence IEA]; GO_function: GO:0003723 - RNA binding [Evidence IDA] [PMID 12858164]; GO_function: GO:0003723 - RNA binding [Evidence IDA] [PMID 16429156]; GO_function: GO:0070336 - flap-structured DNA binding [Evidence IDA] [PMID 20007605]; GO_function: GO:0000166 - nucleotide binding [Evidence IEA]; GO_process: GO:0000956 - nuclear-transcribed mRNA catabolic process [Evidence IMP] [PMID 12858164]; GO_process: GO:0000956 - nuclear-transcribed mRNA catabolic process [Evidence IMP] [PMID 16429156]; GO_process: GO:0000289 - nuclear-transcribed mRNA poly(A) tail shortening [Evidence IMP,IPI] [PMID 18469165]; GO_process: GO:0032079 - positive regulation of endodeoxyribonuclease activity [Evidence IDA,IPI] [PMID 20007605]; GO_process: GO:0015031 - protein transport [Evidence IEA]; GO_process: GO:0006810 - transport [Evidence IEA]), with translation MEDFSYASNPGNNNMSSRIQQPSHRMHQQVNSSSSLPPFDSPLAARTRPTSEIFLQTPLKQFGTSNGMNTIGPGGVSLGPGSGTNSALANHINPDDQMMDLAAEKWLADLELYQKTLEEMAEVSLDKNFKEELNDIERWFEVLSVGERTAALYALLQQTTPVQIRFFITVLQKIANRDPISAVLSPTNLEREPLQSQLNEAITRQQQGQQSNSSTSPSNKNISVSNGSTSSKGQSQHHLHQPQPHSAGFTQNYPHLHSPIPSGVGTSPFMTPPPKHDLYNNSFLGSFSKPIAPPISPWAAQEINRPKSADAPTGQNSQLHSLIQQQQLQGLQGFRQFGGAGSRLSNLSVTSNSSDTPSVGGGNSNTYKHNKSLSVLDDSLSSYLPDSSTNWSSIVNTPVSHIGTPQSKLNSEIINSTAMKMAALSTVNNRVVLDSDVKKFRRRGSLISNEDQKYIDRELQNLHIQANKHTSTNSPFASTPSPASWTLGISNNTTSTTNNTNNHNIGNGSPMPSNKHNISTSPQDRKSGLSKVSYGHQDSPSRDMTTSPAPLGTPKKDAPVDIELLQDIGAWLRSLRLHKYTDNLSDLNWKDLVELTDADLEKRGVNALGARRKMLKVFEQVKEAQQVGSI, from the coding sequence ATGGAAGACTTTTCGTATGCAAGTAATCCAGGCAACAATAACATGTCATCGCGAATTCAACAACCATCACACAGGATGCACCAACAGGTTAACAGCAGTTCGTCGCTGCCACCTTTTGACAGTCCACTAGCAGCAAGAACTCGGCCTACATCCGAAATATTTCTCCAAACTCCATTAAAACAGTTCGGTACCAGTAATGGGATGAATACAATTGGTCCAGGTGGTGTGTCCCTTGGTCCAGGTAGTGGTACTAACTCGGCATTGGCGAACCATATTAATCCTGACGATCAAATGATGGATTTGGCTGCGGAGAAATGGCTAGCAGATCTTGAATTGTATCAAAAAACTCTAGAAGAGATGGCTGAAGTCAGTCTTGAtaaaaatttcaaagaaGAGCTGAATGATATTGAGCGATGGTTCGAAGTGCTCAGTGTAGGTGAGCGAACTGCTGCTCTGTATGCGTTATTACAGCAAACAACACCTGTTCAGATTCGTTTCTTTATTACTGTTCTACAGAAAATTGCGAACAGAGATCCTATTTCAGCAGTATTATCGCCTACTAATCTGGAGAGGGAGCCATTGCAATCTCAACTGAATGAGGCCATAACTAGACAGCAGCAAGGCCAGCAGTCTAATAGCTCTACCTCGCCCTCGAACAAGAACATTTCAGTTAGTAATGGGTCGACATCTTCCAAGGGCCAGTCacagcatcatcttcatcaaccTCAACCTCATTCTGCGGGGTTTACTCAGAATtatcctcatcttcatagTCCTATACCCTCAGGCGTTGGCACATCCCCATTCATGACGCCTCCACCAAAGCATGATCTATATAATAACTCGTTCTTGGGCAGCTTCAGTAAGCCTATTGCACCACCGATAAGCCCCTGGGCTGCTCAGGAAATTAACCGACCCAAGTCGGCCGACGCACCAACTGGCCAAAATAGCCAGCTTCATTCATTGattcagcaacaacaacttcagGGGTTACAGGGATTCCGTCAATTTGGTGGCGCTGGTAGCAGACTATCGAATCTTAGTGTGACTAGTAATAGCTCTGATACTCCTTCTGTGGGTGGGGGTAACTCCAATACTTACAAGCACAATAAGTCGCTGTCAGTTCTAGACGATTCATTGTCAAGCTATCTCCCAGATAGCTCTACCAACTGGTCTAGCATTGTAAATACGCCAGTTAGCCACATTGGTACCCCTCAGAGCAAACTAAATTCCGAAATTATTAATAGCACCGCCATGAAAATGGCTGCTCTTTCTACTGTTAATAACAGGGTTGTGCTTGATTCCGATGTGAAAAAGTTTCGCCGACGAGGTAGTCTTATTTCCAATGAAGACCAAAAGTATATCGACCGAGAGCTTCAAAATCTTCATATACAAGCCAACAAGCATACTAGCACGAACTCGCCTTTTGCATCGACACCATCTCCCGCTTCTTGGACCTTGGGAATTAGCAAtaacaccaccagcactaccaataacaccaacaaccaTAATATTGGAAACGGTTCACCTATGCCTTCCAATAAGCACAATATATCAACCTCCCCTCAGGATCGAAAGTCTGGACTTTCAAAGGTATCGTATGGACATCAGGACTCACCGTCTAGAGATATGACAACGTCGCCCGCACCTTTGGGAACACCCAAAAAGGATGCCCCAGTTGATATCGAACTTTTGCAAGACATTGGTGCCTGGTTACGTTCTCTAAGACTTCACAAATATACGGACAATTTATCGGACTTGAATTGGAAAGACCTTGTTGAGTTGACCGATGCTGATTTAGAAAAAAGAGGGGTTAATGCATTAGGAGCTCGAAGGAAAATGCTCAAAGTCTTTGAGCAAGTCAAAGAGGCCCAACAGGTTGGATCTATTTAA